The Gordonia sp. KTR9 genome contains a region encoding:
- a CDS encoding tyrosine-type recombinase/integrase produces the protein MNRLDRDGLGEPPKVDYRGGSRPLYGVVLRTAAGTPPNGTSFAHGLTAAGNAAFTGIGLNRKRVGNVRPHDLRHSYASRLVQSGVPLDTVSKLMGHSSVLVTQRYASAGESQWEAIRGVLG, from the coding sequence ATGAACCGGTTAGATCGGGATGGACTTGGTGAACCCCCAAAGGTCGACTATCGTGGCGGTTCCCGACCCCTCTACGGTGTTGTTTTGCGCACTGCCGCTGGCACACCCCCGAATGGGACTTCATTCGCCCATGGGCTGACAGCGGCCGGCAACGCAGCATTCACTGGTATAGGCCTCAACCGCAAGCGTGTTGGCAATGTGCGGCCGCACGACCTACGGCATAGCTACGCGAGTCGGCTCGTCCAGAGCGGTGTTCCGCTGGACACGGTTTCGAAGTTGATGGGGCACTCCTCAGTCCTCGTCACCCAGCGGTATGCGTCGGCGGGTGAGTCTCAATGGGAGGCAATTCGTGGTGTGCTGGGCTGA
- a CDS encoding tyrosine-type recombinase/integrase — protein sequence MFRDEHGRRRSAGTFDREKTALGRAQAAEDDARTRKPRESLTWAEWRQRWVKTRNVEASTLGRDNVRITKHIGPQWDATRLTDIARPAVQAWVRHLSRPKAEGGAGLSPSTVRKTVGVLSASMKAAMREGLIDANPCTTLEYPAIPPSPERWLSTAEADALRDVLADQYLFTFELLLGTGARWGEACGIHWDDVDLSRKTVTFRWSWERREHYFKAPKTGRTRIVPIGEKLVALLNEPVRSGWTW from the coding sequence ATGTTCAGGGACGAACACGGCAGACGACGCAGCGCCGGAACCTTCGACCGCGAGAAGACCGCCCTAGGAAGAGCTCAGGCAGCCGAGGACGATGCCCGAACCCGCAAACCCCGGGAATCCCTCACCTGGGCTGAATGGCGCCAGCGGTGGGTCAAGACCCGCAACGTCGAAGCTTCCACCCTCGGTCGGGACAACGTACGGATCACCAAACACATAGGCCCTCAATGGGACGCGACCAGGCTAACCGACATCGCCCGGCCAGCGGTTCAGGCGTGGGTACGACACCTCTCACGCCCCAAGGCTGAGGGCGGGGCTGGCCTGTCGCCGTCAACCGTACGCAAGACTGTAGGTGTCTTATCCGCGTCGATGAAGGCGGCAATGCGCGAGGGGTTGATCGACGCAAACCCCTGCACCACTCTGGAATACCCTGCAATCCCACCATCCCCAGAACGTTGGCTCTCAACCGCAGAGGCAGACGCACTCCGAGACGTCCTCGCGGATCAATACCTGTTCACGTTCGAATTGCTGCTCGGTACCGGCGCTCGATGGGGTGAGGCGTGTGGAATCCACTGGGACGACGTCGATCTGTCACGCAAGACTGTTACGTTTCGCTGGTCGTGGGAGCGGCGTGAACACTACTTCAAGGCGCCGAAGACGGGTCGGACACGGATCGTCCCCATCGGTGAAAAGCTCGTGGCTTTACTGAATGAACCGGTTAGATCGGGATGGACTTGGTGA
- a CDS encoding carboxymuconolactone decarboxylase family protein, whose product MEFHLKRATENGITPAELVEVVTHLAFHSGWPTAMSATGELRKVLQPRL is encoded by the coding sequence TTGGAATTTCATCTCAAGCGGGCTACCGAGAACGGCATCACGCCCGCTGAACTGGTCGAGGTTGTCACCCACCTCGCGTTCCACTCGGGTTGGCCGACGGCGATGAGCGCAACCGGTGAACTCCGGAAGGTGCTGCAGCCCCGCCTCTGA
- a CDS encoding helix-turn-helix domain-containing protein gives MTDREPHLRELGHFLRARRSELTPEDVGLPTHGSHTRRVNGLRREEVADLVAISHDYYTRIEQGRLAPSAPVLDSLSHALRLTPDQRDYAERLAQQADRRIPPRRRAKPIRPQIQRLLDQLTETPALVFGRYLDILAWNQLAASLLADFSTMATRDRNYIRMVFSDPTMRNLYADWDGVARTCVAILRMDAIENPNDPRLTSLVGELSIADEQFRHWWAARHVARQEFGSKTLHHPDVGDLTLDWDTFRYTGDPDQQLVLWSAESGTSSHDKLRILASLSASSPRPTGSPGPATRAGDTNHEQDHR, from the coding sequence ATGACAGACCGAGAGCCACATCTTCGCGAGTTGGGCCACTTCCTCAGAGCCCGCCGGAGCGAACTGACTCCAGAAGACGTCGGCCTCCCGACCCACGGCAGCCATACGCGGCGCGTCAACGGGCTACGTCGCGAAGAGGTGGCCGACCTCGTCGCGATCAGCCACGATTACTACACCCGTATCGAACAGGGTCGGCTGGCGCCATCGGCGCCCGTGCTGGATTCACTGAGCCACGCGCTTCGCCTCACACCAGATCAGCGTGACTACGCCGAGAGGCTCGCGCAACAAGCGGACCGGCGCATACCACCGCGGCGCCGCGCCAAACCCATCCGGCCCCAGATCCAGCGACTGCTCGACCAGCTCACCGAGACACCTGCGCTGGTGTTCGGCCGCTATCTCGACATACTGGCCTGGAATCAGCTGGCCGCATCGCTCCTGGCCGATTTCTCGACGATGGCCACTCGCGACCGCAATTACATCCGGATGGTATTCAGCGACCCCACGATGCGGAATCTGTACGCGGACTGGGACGGCGTGGCCCGAACTTGCGTTGCGATCCTGCGGATGGATGCTATCGAGAACCCCAATGATCCCCGGCTGACGTCGCTCGTGGGTGAGCTCTCCATCGCGGACGAACAGTTTCGACATTGGTGGGCCGCCCGACACGTCGCACGACAGGAGTTCGGCAGCAAGACGCTCCACCACCCGGACGTCGGTGACCTGACACTCGACTGGGACACTTTCCGCTACACCGGCGATCCCGATCAGCAGCTCGTGCTGTGGTCGGCAGAATCCGGCACGTCGTCGCACGACAAGCTCCGGATTCTCGCGTCGCTGAGCGCGTCCAGCCCGCGGCCGACCGGCTCGCCCGGCCCGGCCACCCGGGCCGGAGACACGAATCACGAGCAGGACCACAGATGA
- a CDS encoding alpha/beta hydrolase, producing MATNTTIEHTTFRNPDMYWDIAADIYYPPHFDAHNSYPTIVSAHPIGSCKEQTSGNIYASALAEAGNVVIAFDASFQGASGGTPRFIEDPAQRVEDFRRVADYLTTLPYVDADRIGVLGVCGGGGYTLNAAMTEKRFKAVASITGVNYGRMMRETQGSNDAVIAALEAAATQRTKEARGADSAVAGMLPDSKEAAHDVGDIDIVEAYDYYRTERGESPNGCVLFENAHGASALGWDAFHLADTLLTQPLLVIVGDKQGAFGAYRDGHDIIRRAASKDKKLIVLENVSHYDLYDQPHGAGEALKSVIPFFAEHL from the coding sequence ATGGCAACCAACACCACCATCGAACACACCACATTCCGCAACCCAGACATGTACTGGGACATCGCCGCCGACATCTACTACCCACCACACTTCGATGCACACAACAGCTACCCCACCATCGTCAGCGCCCACCCCATCGGCAGCTGCAAAGAACAGACATCGGGAAACATCTACGCCAGCGCACTCGCCGAAGCCGGCAACGTCGTGATCGCCTTCGACGCAAGCTTCCAAGGCGCCAGCGGCGGAACACCACGATTCATCGAAGACCCCGCACAACGAGTCGAGGACTTCCGACGCGTCGCCGACTACCTGACCACCCTCCCCTACGTCGACGCCGACCGGATCGGCGTGCTGGGCGTGTGCGGCGGCGGCGGCTACACACTCAACGCCGCCATGACCGAAAAACGCTTCAAGGCCGTCGCGTCCATCACCGGCGTCAACTACGGACGCATGATGCGCGAAACCCAAGGATCAAACGACGCCGTCATCGCCGCACTCGAGGCCGCAGCCACCCAACGCACCAAGGAAGCCCGCGGAGCCGACAGCGCCGTCGCCGGAATGCTCCCCGACTCGAAGGAAGCCGCACACGACGTCGGTGACATAGACATCGTCGAAGCCTACGACTACTACCGCACCGAACGCGGCGAATCACCCAACGGATGCGTGCTCTTCGAAAACGCCCACGGCGCATCAGCTCTCGGCTGGGACGCCTTCCACCTCGCCGACACCCTCCTCACCCAGCCACTGCTGGTCATCGTCGGCGACAAACAAGGCGCATTCGGCGCCTACCGCGACGGACACGACATCATCAGGCGAGCAGCATCCAAAGACAAAAAGCTCATCGTGCTCGAAAACGTGTCACACTACGACCTCTACGACCAACCCCACGGTGCAGGCGAAGCACTCAAATCCGTGATCCCATTCTTCGCAGAACACCTATAA
- a CDS encoding ester cyclase: MTLAKLVQDHYDGLNAGDTDLAISCFASDVAASFPSGPANGTAELRPVIDGFITAFPGMTVTVLDQWEQGNGLVAEVEFKGTQNGPLATPDGDVPPSGRDVAFTLIDVFVGDSNGITAHRVYWDNASFLAQLGLLPLAS, encoded by the coding sequence GTGACACTCGCCAAACTCGTCCAAGACCACTACGACGGTCTGAATGCCGGGGACACCGACCTCGCCATCAGCTGCTTCGCAAGCGACGTGGCCGCGTCATTCCCTTCCGGCCCGGCGAACGGCACAGCCGAGCTCCGGCCCGTGATCGACGGCTTCATCACGGCATTTCCTGGGATGACGGTGACAGTCCTCGACCAATGGGAGCAAGGAAACGGTCTGGTCGCCGAGGTCGAGTTCAAGGGCACACAGAACGGACCCCTGGCAACGCCCGACGGTGACGTCCCCCCGTCGGGAAGGGACGTAGCGTTCACGCTCATCGATGTCTTCGTCGGCGACAGCAACGGAATCACCGCGCACCGAGTGTATTGGGACAACGCATCATTTCTCGCCCAACTCGGCCTGCTGCCCCTCGCATCATGA
- a CDS encoding lactonase family protein → MLRADGGTLTPVSSTTAAAGFSLGLIGHPNRRFIYGSGVASGTIQGWRISKEGRLVPLPGGLTRPGEPVTGLGISPDGRYMVATVGALKTTMVTYRVSVDGRLTPISRTAQPHAVSPLGHPLFTPDGKHVYVPSFVLNTMDAYAFSDSGELTHIGATQTTGIAPALGSITPDGKYLYITNEQSHSISGWRINSDGTLTSIGAPFVGLMPHGMAITRDSRHLYSPMTMGMSVGQFRIGGSGTLNSLGSMQVEPTRPPARVVLSEDESWLYVIDVTSLSTGTAHVTSFRVLPSGRLARANRPPIDTGLVFADGDTAFTIIPSG, encoded by the coding sequence GTGCTCCGGGCTGACGGAGGCACGCTGACCCCCGTCAGCAGCACTACGGCCGCCGCGGGCTTCTCCCTGGGTTTGATCGGACACCCGAACCGCCGCTTCATCTACGGCTCCGGCGTTGCTTCGGGGACGATTCAGGGCTGGAGGATCAGCAAGGAGGGCCGGCTCGTACCGTTGCCGGGTGGGCTGACCCGGCCCGGCGAACCGGTGACAGGCCTCGGCATCAGTCCGGACGGCAGGTACATGGTCGCCACAGTCGGAGCACTGAAGACGACCATGGTCACCTACCGCGTGTCGGTCGACGGCAGACTGACTCCGATCAGTCGGACCGCCCAACCCCACGCTGTCAGCCCTCTCGGTCATCCGCTCTTCACGCCGGATGGCAAACATGTCTACGTCCCGAGCTTCGTTCTGAACACGATGGACGCGTACGCATTCAGCGATTCAGGCGAACTCACGCACATCGGCGCAACCCAGACGACCGGAATCGCACCCGCCCTGGGCAGCATCACACCCGATGGCAAGTATCTGTACATCACGAACGAGCAATCGCACAGCATCAGTGGTTGGCGGATCAACAGTGACGGAACACTGACCTCGATAGGGGCCCCGTTCGTGGGCCTGATGCCACACGGCATGGCTATCACCCGCGATAGCAGGCACCTGTATTCGCCGATGACGATGGGGATGAGTGTCGGGCAGTTCCGGATCGGAGGCAGCGGGACGCTCAACTCTCTTGGATCGATGCAGGTCGAGCCCACGCGCCCTCCCGCCCGAGTCGTCCTGAGCGAGGACGAAAGCTGGCTCTACGTCATCGATGTCACGTCGTTGTCGACCGGTACGGCGCACGTGACCTCGTTCAGAGTGTTGCCTTCCGGAAGGCTCGCTCGCGCGAACCGGCCACCGATCGACACTGGGCTCGTATTCGCTGACGGCGACACTGCTTTCACCATCATTCCCTCGGGGTAA
- a CDS encoding glycosyltransferase, with protein MTVIELDDGRIIVPDNRWDLVGDSSPRPLVSVVIPYYNQPHQLGLVLEALTAQTYPADRLEVVVADDGSTCSPDVSAWTSRLNLTVVTQEDKGFRAAAARNLGVAASSGSVLCFLDADTVPTADYVRHAVRLPAAVPDALVVGRRKHADLGQVVADSVVEWLRGRRHLENSHDCEPGWLVDAYDRTSSLLTPGWDSYKYLISAVMTCSRTLFDDVGGFDPSFVRYGGEDWELANRAFMMGAVFAHEPRAVAWHDGPDWAERSVRERISEKNSEALALAPLVTDPAARTAGLSYTIPDIVVLVSTEGHTAASLMQTVGSALRGVDGAVWLVGPRAGSLYDQLGVHDSRVRIGRPDASTLSRCRFVAEIAGPVVFSESSLALLTAHVAPGECGQVTVDFDGSPSASVIVAASRARHRVRRWAAHTGVDSDDLLRGLFGVRTVHHSEVEIDVADGEPSLSW; from the coding sequence GTGACGGTCATCGAGCTCGACGACGGTCGGATCATCGTCCCAGACAACCGCTGGGACCTCGTCGGCGACTCCTCGCCGCGGCCGTTGGTGAGTGTCGTGATCCCGTACTACAACCAGCCTCACCAACTCGGGTTGGTCCTCGAGGCACTGACGGCCCAGACCTATCCGGCAGATCGTCTGGAGGTGGTGGTCGCCGACGACGGTTCGACATGCTCGCCCGACGTGAGCGCGTGGACATCCCGGCTGAACCTCACCGTGGTGACACAGGAAGACAAGGGATTTCGGGCGGCGGCCGCCCGCAACCTGGGAGTCGCGGCGTCGAGCGGCTCGGTTCTGTGTTTTCTCGACGCAGACACGGTCCCGACAGCTGACTACGTTCGCCACGCGGTCAGGTTGCCCGCCGCGGTGCCCGACGCACTGGTGGTCGGGCGACGCAAACATGCAGATCTCGGTCAGGTCGTCGCGGACTCGGTGGTCGAATGGCTGCGCGGACGGCGTCATCTCGAGAACTCGCATGACTGCGAACCAGGATGGCTGGTCGACGCATACGACCGCACGTCCAGCCTGCTGACCCCTGGTTGGGACAGCTACAAATACCTGATCAGCGCGGTGATGACCTGCAGCCGTACGTTGTTCGACGACGTGGGTGGATTCGACCCGTCCTTCGTCCGATACGGGGGAGAGGACTGGGAGCTCGCGAACCGGGCCTTCATGATGGGTGCGGTGTTCGCTCACGAGCCCCGCGCGGTGGCGTGGCACGACGGTCCCGACTGGGCCGAGCGTTCGGTGCGCGAACGGATCTCGGAGAAGAACTCGGAAGCGCTGGCACTCGCTCCGCTCGTGACCGATCCGGCGGCGCGAACAGCCGGACTGTCATACACGATCCCGGACATCGTGGTACTGGTGTCGACGGAGGGCCACACCGCGGCATCGCTGATGCAGACCGTCGGCAGTGCGCTGCGCGGTGTGGACGGCGCGGTCTGGCTCGTCGGCCCGCGCGCCGGCTCACTGTATGACCAGCTCGGGGTGCATGATTCGCGAGTCCGGATCGGCCGCCCGGACGCATCGACGTTGTCGCGGTGCAGGTTCGTCGCCGAGATCGCCGGTCCCGTCGTCTTCTCGGAGAGCTCGCTCGCGCTCCTCACCGCCCACGTTGCGCCGGGGGAGTGCGGCCAGGTGACGGTGGACTTCGACGGGTCGCCGTCGGCGTCGGTCATTGTTGCGGCGTCGCGTGCACGACACCGCGTCCGACGCTGGGCGGCCCACACCGGCGTGGACTCCGACGACCTCCTCCGCGGGCTGTTCGGGGTCCGGACCGTGCACCACAGCGAGGTCGAGATAGACGTCGCGGATGGCGAGCCGTCCCTGTCCTGGTGA
- a CDS encoding WcbI family polysaccharide biosynthesis putative acetyltransferase yields MRSSDDLAADGRTRHYGEFYGVTEAPGTDDREMLVVWGNCQAEALRIVLSSSPDLPFRTVRVPPVHELESSDLARVEHLVRRAAVIVSQPVRAGYRGLPIGGPDLADMAPSASVIVWPVIRYGGLYPFQVIARHPAQPSAVPAAVPYHDLRTVLAVRDGRGHDDEWDVDVAADRIREAAQWSVEQLEVRERRHCDVGISDILLPAGAEAAHTINHPGNRVLLTLGARMLDALGASAPVPPSRDLLGNIRAPLERRVIDALGIEASPRASWDVDGAVMSDDDVRRRQMHWYAEHPEFIDAVLDRYVDLIEILGLS; encoded by the coding sequence ATGAGGTCGAGTGACGACCTTGCGGCAGACGGTCGGACCCGGCACTACGGCGAGTTCTACGGCGTGACCGAGGCCCCGGGAACCGACGATCGGGAGATGCTCGTCGTCTGGGGGAACTGCCAGGCCGAGGCACTGCGGATCGTTCTGTCGAGCTCGCCGGACCTGCCGTTCCGTACTGTGCGCGTCCCGCCGGTCCACGAGCTCGAGTCCTCCGACCTCGCCCGGGTCGAACACCTCGTCCGCCGGGCCGCGGTCATCGTGTCCCAGCCGGTTCGTGCCGGCTACCGAGGTCTGCCGATCGGCGGACCGGACCTGGCCGACATGGCGCCGTCGGCGTCCGTCATCGTGTGGCCGGTCATCCGATACGGCGGTTTGTACCCGTTTCAGGTCATCGCCCGGCATCCCGCGCAACCGTCTGCGGTACCCGCTGCTGTTCCGTACCACGATCTCCGGACGGTGCTCGCGGTGCGGGACGGTCGTGGCCATGACGACGAGTGGGACGTCGACGTCGCGGCCGACCGCATCCGAGAGGCAGCGCAGTGGAGTGTGGAGCAACTCGAGGTACGCGAGCGGCGGCACTGTGACGTCGGGATCTCCGACATCCTGCTCCCTGCCGGGGCCGAGGCCGCCCACACGATCAACCATCCCGGAAACCGGGTGTTGCTGACGCTCGGCGCGCGGATGCTCGACGCACTCGGCGCGTCGGCCCCGGTCCCGCCGTCGCGCGATCTGCTCGGCAACATCCGAGCACCGTTGGAACGACGGGTCATCGATGCGCTCGGTATCGAGGCGTCCCCGCGAGCGTCCTGGGACGTCGACGGCGCAGTGATGTCCGACGACGATGTTCGCCGCCGCCAGATGCACTGGTACGCCGAACATCCCGAATTCATCGATGCCGTCCTGGACCGGTACGTCGACCTCATCGAGATCCTGGGACTGTCGTGA
- a CDS encoding acyl-CoA dehydrogenase family protein produces the protein MAERSSWEDDDLTALRDLARSFCEKEIKPNAEKFIEQHHVDRDLWNKAGDLGLLCMSIPEEYGGGGGTFAHEAVLIEEQARVADSSWGVSLHNGIVAHYILEYGSEEQKKTWLPKMASGEAVGAIAMTEPGTGSDLQNVKTKAIKQGDEYVIDGSKTFITNGSQADLIIVVAKTDVSEGAKGISLILVEAEREGFRRGRVLDKVGQRGQDTSELFFDGVRVPTSNLLGAEEGQGFIQLMQQLPQERLIIAVASVAGMEKAVSETIAYTKDRTAFGRPIFSFQNTKFKLAEAATETRIGRVFVDDCINKHINGELDIPTVAMAKWWTSDRAMVVADECLQLFGGYGYMNEYPIARLWADNRVQKIYAGTNEIMKEIIARTL, from the coding sequence ATGGCCGAACGTTCCTCCTGGGAAGACGACGATCTCACCGCATTGCGCGACCTCGCCCGCAGCTTCTGCGAGAAGGAGATCAAGCCGAACGCCGAGAAGTTCATCGAGCAGCACCACGTCGACCGCGACCTGTGGAACAAGGCCGGAGACCTCGGCCTGCTCTGTATGTCGATCCCGGAAGAGTACGGGGGCGGTGGCGGCACCTTCGCTCACGAGGCGGTCCTGATCGAGGAGCAGGCCCGCGTCGCGGACAGTTCGTGGGGCGTCAGCCTGCACAACGGCATCGTTGCGCACTACATCCTGGAGTACGGCTCCGAGGAGCAGAAGAAGACCTGGTTGCCGAAGATGGCGAGCGGCGAGGCGGTCGGTGCTATCGCGATGACCGAACCGGGCACCGGATCAGACCTGCAGAACGTGAAGACGAAGGCGATCAAGCAGGGCGACGAGTACGTCATCGACGGCTCGAAGACCTTCATCACCAACGGCAGCCAGGCCGACCTCATCATCGTCGTCGCCAAGACGGATGTGTCCGAGGGGGCCAAGGGCATCTCCCTGATCCTCGTCGAGGCCGAGCGCGAGGGTTTCCGTCGCGGACGGGTGCTCGACAAGGTCGGCCAGCGCGGTCAGGACACCTCGGAACTGTTCTTCGACGGCGTTCGCGTCCCCACCTCGAACCTGCTCGGCGCCGAGGAGGGGCAGGGCTTCATCCAGCTGATGCAGCAGCTCCCGCAGGAGCGGCTGATCATCGCGGTCGCGTCGGTGGCAGGCATGGAGAAGGCGGTCTCCGAGACCATCGCCTACACGAAGGACCGCACGGCATTCGGCCGACCGATCTTCAGTTTCCAGAACACCAAGTTCAAACTCGCCGAGGCGGCCACCGAGACGCGGATCGGCCGCGTGTTCGTCGACGACTGCATCAACAAGCACATCAACGGCGAACTCGACATCCCCACCGTCGCGATGGCCAAGTGGTGGACCAGCGACCGCGCCATGGTGGTGGCCGACGAGTGCCTTCAGCTGTTCGGCGGATACGGCTACATGAACGAGTACCCGATCGCTCGTCTCTGGGCCGACAACCGTGTCCAGAAGATCTACGCCGGGACCAACGAGATCATGAAGGAGATCATCGCGCGGACCCTCTGA
- a CDS encoding succinate dehydrogenase/fumarate reductase iron-sulfur subunit, translating into MGYDAKFRIWRGDTDAGGLEDYTVAVNEGEVVLDIIHRLQATQAPDLAVRWNCKAGKCGSCSAEVNGRPKLLCMTRMSTFTEDEVVTVTPMRTFPVIRDLVTDVSFNYSKAREIQSFTPPEGLAPGEYRMKQVDVQRSQEFRKCIECFLCQDTCHVVRDHEENKQNFAGPRFLMRVAELDMHPLDVAERRDSARTEHGLGLCNITKCCTDVCPEQIKITDNALIPMKERVADRHYDPLVWLGNKLFRR; encoded by the coding sequence ATGGGATACGACGCGAAGTTCCGGATCTGGCGTGGCGACACCGACGCCGGTGGGCTCGAGGACTACACGGTCGCAGTCAACGAGGGCGAGGTGGTGCTCGACATCATCCACCGGCTGCAGGCGACGCAGGCCCCCGATCTGGCAGTGCGATGGAACTGCAAGGCGGGCAAGTGCGGCTCGTGTTCGGCGGAGGTCAACGGCCGCCCGAAGTTGCTGTGCATGACCAGGATGTCCACCTTCACCGAAGACGAGGTCGTCACGGTGACCCCGATGCGGACGTTCCCGGTGATCCGCGACCTGGTCACCGACGTCTCGTTCAATTACTCGAAAGCCCGTGAGATCCAGTCGTTCACGCCGCCCGAGGGTCTCGCGCCGGGCGAATACCGGATGAAGCAGGTCGACGTGCAGCGCTCGCAGGAGTTCCGCAAGTGCATCGAGTGTTTCCTGTGCCAGGACACCTGCCACGTCGTGCGTGATCACGAGGAGAACAAGCAGAACTTCGCCGGGCCGCGCTTCCTCATGCGTGTCGCCGAGCTCGACATGCATCCCCTCGATGTGGCCGAGCGGCGCGACTCGGCCCGCACCGAGCACGGACTGGGACTGTGCAACATCACCAAGTGCTGTACCGATGTCTGTCCCGAACAGATCAAGATCACCGACAATGCGCTGATCCCGATGAAGGAACGCGTCGCCGACCGGCACTACGACCCGCTCGTGTGGTTGGGCAACAAGCTGTTTCGTCGGTAG